In the genome of uncultured Methanobrevibacter sp., the window ACCCTTTCGGGATATTTTCCATTCACAACATAACAATTAGTCCCAAACTTTAATAAAAGAGACGGCAACATTACATCAATCGATGACTCCTGAAAAGTTAGTAAAGTTTTTGCATCAATTTTACTTATGAATGTTGAACCTGGCTCCTTCGGTTCTTGGGTATATATACCATTTACATTTGTTACTATTAAAAGGTTTGCATTTAGTAAGTGTGCAACATAGGCAGCAATCGAATCTGAAGTTACGTCCCACGAACATTCAAAAGGATCTTCTGACTTTAAGAATTGGGAAACAACAAAAATTGGAGTGAAACCTTCATCAGAGATATTATTTATATCCTCAATAGAAAATGCCAATTTTACAGATTCCACTTTATCATTTACAAGTTTTGCTATAATGTCCATGCAATCGATAGCTGTCCAATGATTGGCAGAGTCTGAAAAGTCAAGTTCAGCATCAT includes:
- a CDS encoding delta 1-pyrroline-5-carboxylate synthetase, encoding MIIIIKQVVKIGGSLFPNHAITLADKLKNTDSCIILGGGEFANLIRKYDAELDFSDSANHWTAIDCMDIIAKLVNDKVESVKLAFSIEDINNISDEGFTPIFVVSQFLKSEDPFECSWDVTSDSIAAYVAHLLNANLLIVTNVNGIYTQEPKEPGSTFISKIDAKTLLTFQESSIDVMLPSLLLKFGTNCYVVNGKYPERVLSLIDDNIKDYNFDYTQIIGD